The following proteins are co-located in the Microbacterium immunditiarum genome:
- the hisG gene encoding ATP phosphoribosyltransferase: MLRIAVPNKGSLADTAAEMLQEAGYVGRRDPKDLHVIDPQNEVEFFYLRPKDIATYVGSGALDVGITGRDLLLDARMPGAREIEALGFGDSTFRFAGPPGRFSSVEDLEGHRVATAYPGLVDGFLDERGIAVDLVPLDGAVESAVRLGVADAVADVVSTGTTLRQAGLEIFGPVILESEAVLIGAPVEADGTQTLLRRLRGVMVARRYVLIDYDLPVSLVDKAVAIAPGIESPTISPLRDPEWVAVRVMSPRKGVNRVMDELYAIGARAILVTAIDAARL, from the coding sequence ATGTTGCGAATCGCCGTGCCGAACAAGGGATCGCTCGCCGACACCGCCGCCGAGATGCTGCAGGAGGCCGGCTACGTCGGCCGCCGCGACCCGAAGGACCTGCACGTCATCGATCCTCAGAACGAGGTCGAGTTCTTCTACCTGCGCCCGAAAGACATCGCGACGTACGTCGGCTCGGGCGCCCTCGACGTCGGGATCACGGGCCGAGACCTCCTCCTCGATGCGCGCATGCCCGGCGCGCGCGAGATCGAGGCGCTCGGCTTCGGGGACTCGACGTTCCGCTTCGCCGGGCCTCCCGGCCGCTTCTCGTCGGTCGAGGACCTCGAAGGTCACCGCGTGGCGACCGCATACCCGGGCCTGGTCGACGGCTTCCTCGACGAGCGCGGCATCGCCGTCGACCTCGTGCCGCTGGACGGTGCGGTCGAGTCCGCCGTGCGGCTGGGTGTGGCGGATGCCGTCGCCGACGTCGTCTCGACGGGCACGACACTGCGCCAGGCGGGCCTCGAGATCTTCGGCCCCGTGATCCTCGAGTCCGAGGCGGTGCTCATCGGCGCGCCGGTCGAGGCGGACGGCACGCAGACGCTCCTGCGACGCCTGCGCGGCGTCATGGTCGCGCGGCGCTACGTGCTCATCGACTACGACCTTCCCGTGTCGCTCGTCGACAAGGCGGTCGCGATCGCGCCCGGCATCGAGTCGCCGACGATCTCGCCGCTGCGCGACCCCGAGTGGGTCGCCGTGCGCGTCATGAGCCCGCGCAAGGGCGTCAACCGCGTGATGGACGAGCTGTACGCGATCGGCGCGCGGGCGATCCTCGTGACCGCGATCGATGCTGCGAGGTTGTGA
- a CDS encoding phosphoribosyl-ATP diphosphatase: MKTFDELFTELSRKAAERPEGSGTVAQLDAGVHAIGKKIVEEAAEVWMAAEYESTNAAAEEISQLLYHLQVLMLAKGLTLDDVYRHL; the protein is encoded by the coding sequence GTGAAGACGTTCGACGAGTTGTTCACCGAGCTGAGCCGCAAGGCCGCCGAGCGGCCCGAGGGCTCCGGCACGGTCGCGCAGCTCGACGCGGGCGTCCACGCCATCGGCAAGAAGATCGTCGAAGAGGCGGCCGAGGTCTGGATGGCCGCCGAGTACGAGTCGACCAATGCTGCGGCCGAAGAGATCTCGCAGCTGCTCTACCACCTGCAGGTGCTCATGCTCGCGAAGGGCCTCACGCTCGACGACGTCTACCGACATCTGTGA
- the rpe gene encoding ribulose-phosphate 3-epimerase, which translates to MHSRSHEDSDVRINPSILAADFVNMQAELARIAGADFVHVDVMDNHFVPNLTFGPQMVERVQATSPVPLDVHLMITDPDRWAPGYAELGAASVTFHLEAATEPVALARRLRAIGSRAGVAVKPATPVEGLFDLLDDFDQILVMTVEPGFGGQSFMPETMPKLHRLAEEARRRGSSVWLQVDGGISESTIGQAAQAGADTFVAGSAVFGSDDPDAAIRALRESALRHRHDVAS; encoded by the coding sequence ATGCACAGCCGCTCCCACGAAGACAGCGACGTCCGCATCAACCCGAGCATCCTCGCGGCCGACTTCGTGAACATGCAGGCCGAGCTCGCCCGCATCGCGGGGGCCGATTTCGTCCACGTCGACGTCATGGACAACCACTTCGTCCCGAATCTCACGTTCGGCCCGCAGATGGTCGAGCGCGTCCAGGCGACGAGTCCCGTGCCGCTCGACGTGCACCTCATGATCACCGACCCCGACCGGTGGGCTCCGGGTTACGCCGAGCTCGGCGCGGCATCCGTCACCTTCCATCTCGAGGCCGCGACCGAGCCCGTCGCGCTCGCTCGCCGCCTGCGCGCCATCGGCTCGCGCGCCGGCGTCGCCGTCAAGCCCGCGACCCCGGTCGAGGGGCTGTTCGATCTGCTCGACGACTTCGACCAGATCCTCGTGATGACGGTCGAACCCGGCTTCGGCGGGCAGTCGTTCATGCCCGAGACGATGCCCAAGCTGCATCGCCTCGCCGAGGAGGCGCGGCGCCGCGGATCGAGCGTCTGGCTGCAGGTCGACGGCGGCATCTCGGAGTCGACGATCGGGCAGGCCGCGCAAGCGGGCGCCGACACGTTCGTCGCGGGGTCGGCGGTGTTCGGCTCGGACGATCCGGATGCCGCGATCCGCGCCCTCCGCGAGTCGGCGCTGCGTCACCGGCACGACGTCGCCAGTTGA
- a CDS encoding RsmB/NOP family class I SAM-dependent RNA methyltransferase: MSRAQASRRVAFDTIRAVHESDAYANLLLPHSIARAGLDESDAALATELTYGTLRRQGTYDAVIEIAADRPLHDIDPVALDALRLGVHQLLSTRVASHAAVNESVELVRNAGRGMTGFVNAVLRRVSRDTPGDWLERIAEGARSDDERIGLVYSHPVWVVRAFRRALAAEGRADELEALLTADNASPRVTMTALPGLADPPEGARATPFSPVGFRLGGGDPDRIVRSAGGRLRVQDEGSQLAALALTRVFPVQEGERWLDLCAGPGGKTAVLAAEALAGGARVEANEVSPSRAGLVRQALAGVPLEVPVSEEDGRVRAASTPETYDRILVDAPCTGLGALRRRPEARWRKSPADIPALTDLQRELLMSAVTALKPGGVVAYVTCSPHLAETAGVVAEVKRELGASIEDLDAREVVTAVSSSDPGLVPQADGSGRAQLWPHRHNTDAMSISLLRKV; this comes from the coding sequence ATGAGCAGAGCACAGGCGTCCCGGCGTGTCGCGTTCGACACGATCCGCGCGGTGCACGAATCCGACGCGTACGCGAACCTCCTTCTTCCGCACTCGATCGCGCGCGCGGGACTCGACGAATCGGATGCCGCGCTGGCGACCGAGCTCACGTACGGCACGCTGCGCCGACAGGGCACGTACGACGCCGTGATCGAGATCGCGGCCGACCGGCCCCTGCACGACATCGACCCGGTCGCCCTCGACGCGCTCCGTCTCGGCGTGCACCAGCTGCTGTCAACGCGCGTCGCGTCGCATGCTGCCGTGAACGAGTCCGTCGAGCTCGTGCGGAACGCCGGACGCGGCATGACCGGGTTCGTAAACGCGGTGCTGCGCCGCGTGTCGCGCGATACGCCGGGGGACTGGCTCGAACGCATCGCCGAGGGCGCGCGGTCGGACGACGAGCGCATCGGCCTCGTGTACTCGCACCCGGTGTGGGTTGTTCGGGCGTTCCGCCGCGCTCTCGCGGCCGAGGGGCGCGCCGACGAGCTCGAGGCGCTGCTCACAGCCGACAACGCGTCGCCGCGCGTGACGATGACCGCGCTTCCGGGGCTGGCCGATCCGCCCGAGGGCGCCCGTGCGACACCCTTCTCGCCGGTCGGGTTCCGGCTCGGCGGCGGGGACCCCGACCGCATCGTGCGGTCGGCGGGCGGTCGCCTGCGCGTGCAGGACGAGGGCTCGCAGCTCGCGGCACTCGCGCTGACGCGGGTCTTCCCGGTGCAGGAGGGCGAGCGGTGGCTCGACCTGTGCGCGGGTCCGGGCGGCAAGACGGCCGTGCTCGCCGCCGAGGCCCTCGCCGGCGGTGCGCGCGTCGAGGCGAACGAGGTCTCGCCGTCGCGTGCGGGCCTCGTGCGCCAGGCGCTCGCGGGCGTCCCGCTCGAGGTGCCCGTGTCCGAAGAGGACGGGCGTGTGCGCGCGGCGTCCACGCCGGAGACGTACGATCGCATCCTCGTCGACGCGCCGTGCACGGGGCTGGGAGCGCTGCGGCGCCGCCCTGAGGCGCGCTGGCGCAAGTCGCCCGCCGACATCCCCGCGCTCACCGACCTGCAGCGCGAGCTGCTGATGTCGGCGGTGACGGCGCTCAAGCCCGGCGGCGTGGTCGCCTATGTCACGTGCTCGCCGCATCTCGCGGAGACGGCCGGTGTGGTCGCCGAGGTCAAGCGCGAGCTGGGCGCGTCGATCGAAGACCTCGACGCGCGCGAGGTCGTGACGGCGGTGTCGTCGTCCGACCCGGGTCTCGTGCCGCAGGCGGACGGCTCCGGCCGCGCGCAGCTGTGGCCGCACCGCCACAACACGGACGCGATGTCGATCTCGCTCCTGCGCAAGGTCTGA
- the fmt gene encoding methionyl-tRNA formyltransferase, which produces MRLVFAGTPDAAVPSLRRLASSSHEVVGVVTRADAPVGRKRVLTPSPVAVAAEELGLESIKTDRLDAAATERVAALEPDLGVIVAYGGLVREPLLSAPPHGWINLHFSLLPRWRGAAPVQHALIAGDERTGAAVFQLVPELDAGDVFGVIEQEVPADATAGELLGSLAADGAELLAHVVDEIAAGTARAVPQEGEPSYAPKLADDDGRIRWDEPREAVLGRIRGVTPEPGAHTTVEGARLKVLAARGASDGSPALNPGEIALHGKEVLVGTGTLPIVVDRVQPAGRNAMGAADWWRGTRDAVSRVGT; this is translated from the coding sequence ATGCGACTCGTGTTCGCCGGGACGCCGGATGCGGCGGTCCCGTCCCTGCGGCGCCTCGCGTCCTCGTCGCACGAGGTCGTGGGCGTCGTGACGCGCGCGGACGCGCCCGTCGGGCGCAAGCGAGTGCTGACGCCGTCTCCCGTCGCGGTCGCGGCCGAGGAGCTGGGCCTTGAGTCGATCAAGACCGACCGCCTCGATGCGGCGGCGACCGAGCGCGTCGCGGCGCTCGAGCCCGACCTCGGGGTCATCGTCGCGTACGGCGGTCTCGTGCGCGAGCCACTCCTGTCGGCGCCGCCCCACGGCTGGATCAACCTGCACTTCTCGCTGCTGCCGCGCTGGCGCGGCGCCGCTCCCGTGCAGCACGCCCTCATCGCGGGGGATGAGCGCACGGGCGCGGCGGTGTTCCAGCTGGTGCCCGAGCTCGACGCGGGCGACGTGTTCGGCGTGATCGAGCAGGAGGTGCCGGCGGATGCCACCGCCGGCGAGCTGCTCGGATCCCTCGCCGCCGACGGGGCCGAGCTGCTCGCACATGTCGTCGACGAGATCGCCGCGGGCACCGCGCGCGCCGTTCCTCAGGAGGGTGAGCCGTCGTACGCGCCGAAGCTCGCCGACGACGACGGCCGCATCCGGTGGGACGAACCGCGTGAGGCGGTGCTCGGCCGCATCCGCGGTGTCACGCCCGAGCCTGGTGCGCACACGACCGTCGAAGGAGCACGCCTGAAGGTCCTCGCCGCGCGAGGCGCGAGTGACGGGTCTCCTGCCCTGAATCCGGGCGAGATCGCCCTCCATGGCAAGGAGGTGCTCGTGGGGACGGGCACGCTCCCGATCGTGGTCGACCGCGTGCAGCCCGCCGGCCGCAACGCGATGGGCGCGGCGGACTGGTGGCGCGGAACGCGCGACGCGGTCAGCCGGGTGGGCACGTGA
- a CDS encoding primosomal protein N', whose translation MRARRVARVLIDSPLPQLDRLFDYAIPDALADEAQLGVRVRVPLRSAGRVVDGYLVEIGEPDATDRPLSELDALVSPVPVLTPGLYTLARRAADRAAGSASDVLRLAIPRRMVRAEKAWLAGPPVERPRVEASVVSEADATLATFPSLIEALDGGDRVAIDAPPVARRLATGAEVAAWADLLAAAAAHMLAAGRSAVIAVPDYRDLAQLEAALAGRVPDDAIVRDDARQPAQARYAQYLRLLAPEPCVVIGNRSTVYAPAHDVGLVALWDDGDPLLAEPLSPGVHARDAALIRQELDGCALLFAGHTRTTDVERLVQLGWVRDVPAARRVTPRVVLSPPREGEGRGVRVPSAAFAAAREAVQHGPVLVQVARPGYAPVLVCADCRAPARCAHCGGPLHASRPRAVPECSWCGRAASPWSCPKCSSGRFRMASSGSERTADELGRAFPGVRVIVADGEHPVATVEARPALVVATRGAEPVAEGGYRAIVLLDGDRMLLADDLRIGEHCLRWWSNAAALAAPGAPVHLVSVQGPVARAFATWTQPAYARSELAERAPLRMPPTVRVASIRGQLQVVEEVIGQLRDAVKDHDPTAVLGPVPVEEERRPGGARRSGGAGGASGLVRALYRFDYAHGPVIAQTLRAAVIADALRSARSPKGRPRVPEAARNTLRVRVDVPDLDL comes from the coding sequence ATGCGGGCGCGCCGCGTCGCGCGGGTCCTGATCGACTCACCGCTTCCGCAGCTCGATCGCCTCTTCGACTACGCGATCCCCGACGCCCTCGCCGACGAAGCGCAGCTCGGTGTGCGCGTGCGCGTCCCGCTGCGGTCGGCGGGCCGGGTGGTCGACGGTTACCTCGTCGAGATCGGCGAGCCGGATGCCACGGACCGCCCCCTCTCCGAGCTGGACGCGCTCGTGTCGCCGGTCCCCGTGCTCACGCCTGGGCTGTACACGCTCGCGCGGCGCGCCGCCGACCGTGCGGCAGGTTCCGCGAGCGACGTCCTCCGCCTCGCGATCCCGCGGCGCATGGTGCGGGCCGAGAAGGCCTGGCTCGCGGGGCCGCCCGTCGAGCGGCCGCGGGTCGAGGCATCCGTCGTGTCCGAAGCCGACGCGACCCTCGCGACGTTCCCCAGCCTCATCGAAGCACTCGACGGCGGGGATCGTGTCGCGATCGACGCGCCGCCCGTCGCGCGTCGCCTGGCCACCGGTGCCGAGGTGGCGGCGTGGGCGGACCTTCTCGCGGCGGCCGCCGCGCACATGCTCGCCGCGGGGCGCAGCGCGGTCATCGCGGTGCCCGATTACCGCGACCTCGCGCAGCTCGAGGCGGCTCTCGCGGGGCGTGTGCCCGATGACGCGATCGTCCGCGACGACGCGCGGCAGCCGGCGCAGGCGCGCTACGCGCAGTACCTCCGCCTGCTCGCGCCTGAGCCGTGCGTCGTGATCGGAAACCGTTCGACGGTGTACGCGCCCGCGCACGATGTCGGACTCGTCGCGCTGTGGGACGACGGCGATCCGCTGCTCGCCGAGCCGCTGAGCCCGGGTGTGCACGCACGCGACGCGGCGCTCATCCGGCAGGAGCTCGACGGCTGCGCACTGCTGTTCGCGGGCCACACTCGCACGACCGACGTCGAGCGCCTCGTGCAGCTCGGCTGGGTGCGCGACGTTCCCGCCGCCCGGCGCGTGACACCTCGCGTCGTGCTCTCCCCGCCCCGCGAGGGGGAGGGGAGGGGAGTGCGTGTGCCTTCCGCGGCCTTCGCCGCGGCGCGGGAGGCGGTCCAGCACGGCCCCGTGCTCGTGCAGGTGGCCCGGCCGGGATACGCGCCCGTGCTCGTGTGCGCCGACTGCCGTGCGCCCGCCCGCTGCGCGCACTGCGGCGGCCCGTTGCACGCTTCCCGCCCGCGCGCGGTGCCGGAGTGCTCGTGGTGCGGCCGTGCGGCGTCGCCGTGGTCGTGCCCGAAGTGCTCGTCCGGGCGGTTCCGCATGGCGTCGTCGGGCAGCGAGCGCACCGCCGACGAGCTCGGCCGCGCGTTCCCGGGGGTGCGCGTCATCGTGGCGGACGGCGAGCACCCGGTCGCCACCGTCGAGGCGCGCCCGGCCCTCGTCGTCGCGACGCGGGGAGCCGAGCCGGTCGCCGAGGGCGGCTATCGCGCGATCGTGCTTCTCGACGGCGACCGGATGCTCCTCGCCGACGACCTCCGCATCGGCGAGCACTGCCTGCGGTGGTGGTCGAACGCCGCCGCGCTGGCCGCGCCCGGAGCCCCTGTGCATCTCGTCAGCGTCCAGGGGCCGGTCGCGCGGGCGTTCGCCACGTGGACCCAGCCCGCGTACGCGCGCAGCGAGCTCGCCGAGCGCGCCCCGCTGCGGATGCCTCCGACCGTGCGCGTCGCGTCGATCCGGGGCCAGTTGCAGGTCGTCGAGGAGGTCATCGGCCAGTTGCGCGACGCCGTCAAAGACCACGACCCGACCGCGGTGCTCGGCCCGGTGCCGGTCGAGGAGGAGCGCCGCCCCGGAGGAGCGCGACGCTCGGGGGGTGCGGGGGGCGCATCCGGTCTCGTGCGTGCTCTGTACCGCTTCGACTACGCACACGGACCCGTCATCGCTCAGACGCTGCGAGCCGCGGTCATCGCCGACGCGCTGCGGTCGGCGCGTTCGCCGAAGGGCCGACCGCGTGTTCCCGAAGCCGCCCGCAATACACTCAGAGTTCGGGTCGATGTGCCCGATCTCGACCTGTGA
- the metK gene encoding methionine adenosyltransferase — MTDLRLFTSESVTEGHPDKICDQISDNILDAILADDPNGRVAVETLVTTGLVHVAGEVSTSAYVEIPAIVRRVVNEIGYTSSDTGFDGDSCGVSVSIGAQSSDIAAGVDKAFERREDGSEDPHDLQGAGDQGIMFGYATTETPQLMPMAAWTAHRMAERLGEARRSGALPFLRPDGKTQVTLGYEGSTPRTVESIVLSTQHHPDISQKALRAAVRAEVIDPVLESTGLDLSDVKFYINPAGPFVTGGPKGDAGLTGRKIIIDTYGGAARHGGGAFSGKDPSKVDRSGAYAMRWVAKNAVAAGLAERLEVQVAYAIGKAKPVGLYVETFGTGVVSDEVITRAILDVFDLRPRAIIEHLDLLRPIYAQTAAYGHFGRELPDFTWERTDRVDDLRSAAGL; from the coding sequence ATGACCGACCTGCGTCTGTTCACGTCCGAGTCCGTCACCGAGGGGCACCCCGACAAGATCTGCGACCAGATCTCCGACAACATCCTCGACGCGATCCTCGCCGACGACCCCAACGGGCGTGTGGCGGTCGAGACGCTCGTGACGACCGGGCTCGTGCACGTCGCGGGCGAGGTGTCGACGTCGGCCTACGTCGAGATCCCCGCGATCGTGCGCCGCGTGGTCAACGAGATCGGCTACACGTCGAGCGACACCGGATTCGACGGCGACTCGTGCGGCGTGAGCGTGTCGATCGGCGCGCAGTCGTCCGACATCGCGGCCGGTGTCGACAAGGCGTTCGAGCGTCGCGAAGACGGGTCCGAAGACCCGCACGACCTCCAGGGCGCGGGCGACCAGGGCATCATGTTCGGCTACGCGACGACCGAGACCCCGCAGCTTATGCCGATGGCGGCATGGACCGCGCACCGCATGGCCGAGCGACTCGGCGAGGCGCGCCGCTCCGGCGCGCTCCCGTTCCTGCGACCCGACGGCAAGACGCAGGTGACTCTCGGCTACGAGGGCAGCACGCCGCGAACCGTCGAGTCCATCGTGCTCTCGACGCAGCACCACCCCGACATCTCGCAGAAGGCGCTGCGCGCCGCGGTCCGCGCCGAGGTCATCGACCCCGTGCTCGAGTCGACGGGCCTCGATCTGTCGGACGTGAAGTTCTACATCAACCCCGCCGGTCCCTTCGTCACCGGCGGTCCCAAGGGCGACGCGGGTCTGACCGGTCGCAAGATCATCATCGACACGTACGGCGGCGCGGCGCGGCACGGCGGCGGCGCGTTCAGCGGCAAGGACCCGTCCAAGGTCGACCGCTCCGGCGCGTACGCGATGCGCTGGGTCGCGAAGAACGCGGTCGCAGCGGGTCTCGCGGAGCGCCTCGAGGTGCAGGTCGCGTACGCGATCGGCAAGGCGAAGCCGGTGGGGCTCTACGTCGAGACGTTCGGCACGGGCGTCGTGTCCGACGAGGTCATCACGCGGGCGATCCTCGACGTCTTCGACCTCCGTCCCCGGGCGATCATCGAGCACCTCGACCTGCTGCGCCCGATCTACGCGCAGACGGCCGCGTACGGCCACTTCGGACGCGAGCTCCCCGATTTCACGTGGGAGCGCACCGACCGCGTCGACGATCTCCGGTCGGCCGCAGGACTCTGA
- the rpoZ gene encoding DNA-directed RNA polymerase subunit omega translates to MAGTNQGIIEPPIDSLLEKVDSKYQLVIYAAKRARQINDYYSDLHEGNLFDNVGPLVDSTVEDKPLTIALHEINEDKMRLRSAE, encoded by the coding sequence ATGGCCGGAACCAACCAGGGCATCATCGAGCCCCCCATCGACAGCCTTCTCGAGAAGGTCGACTCGAAGTACCAGCTCGTGATCTACGCGGCCAAGCGCGCGCGCCAGATCAACGACTACTACTCCGACCTCCACGAGGGCAACCTGTTCGACAACGTCGGACCGCTCGTCGACTCGACCGTCGAAGACAAGCCGCTCACCATCGCGCTCCACGAGATCAACGAAGACAAGATGCGCCTGCGCTCGGCCGAGTGA
- the gmk gene encoding guanylate kinase, producing MTERQGPPEVDRVAASRRAVAARRERASLKRDVTTRVITPQELLRRALADPASPAGAMRVTEFLTSIPAIGEGKRDRILHDLGISPVKRLGGLGARQRRALLDFLDRRWPEPRPRAGRSRLVVLAGPTAVGKGTVAAQVRKRHPEIHLSVSATTRPPRPGEVEGEHYFFVDDAEFDRLIASGELLEHATVHNRYRYGTPRKPIVRALEDGRTVLLEIDLQGARQVRAAEPSATLVFLLPPSWDELVQRLVGRGTEGEEERARRLRTAKVELAAQGEFDYRVVNDHVERAADEVVSLVT from the coding sequence GTGACTGAGCGGCAAGGGCCGCCCGAAGTCGACCGTGTGGCTGCTTCCCGACGGGCCGTCGCGGCTCGGCGTGAGCGCGCGTCGCTCAAGCGGGACGTCACGACCCGTGTCATCACGCCGCAGGAGCTGCTGCGTCGGGCGCTCGCCGACCCGGCCTCGCCCGCCGGCGCGATGCGGGTGACCGAGTTCCTCACGAGCATCCCGGCGATCGGCGAGGGCAAGCGCGACCGCATCCTGCACGACCTCGGCATCTCGCCGGTCAAGCGCCTGGGCGGGCTCGGTGCGCGGCAGCGCCGCGCGCTCCTGGACTTCCTCGACCGGCGCTGGCCCGAACCCCGGCCGCGCGCGGGGCGGAGCCGGCTCGTCGTGCTCGCGGGGCCGACCGCCGTCGGCAAGGGCACCGTTGCGGCGCAGGTCAGGAAGCGGCATCCGGAGATCCACCTCTCGGTGTCGGCGACCACGCGTCCGCCGCGACCCGGCGAGGTCGAGGGCGAGCACTACTTCTTCGTCGACGACGCCGAGTTCGACCGGCTGATCGCGTCGGGCGAGCTGCTCGAGCACGCGACGGTGCACAACAGGTACCGCTACGGCACTCCGCGCAAGCCGATCGTTCGCGCGCTCGAGGACGGCCGCACGGTGCTCCTCGAGATCGACCTGCAGGGAGCGCGGCAGGTGCGCGCCGCGGAGCCGTCGGCGACGCTCGTGTTCCTGCTCCCGCCGAGCTGGGACGAGCTCGTGCAGCGCCTCGTCGGCCGCGGCACCGAGGGCGAGGAGGAGCGCGCGCGGCGCCTCCGCACGGCGAAGGTCGAGCTCGCTGCGCAGGGCGAGTTCGACTATCGCGTCGTCAACGACCACGTCGAACGCGCCGCCGACGAGGTCGTCTCGCTGGTGACCTGA
- the pyrF gene encoding orotidine-5'-phosphate decarboxylase: protein MTAGFGGRLRTALDTYGPLCVGIDPHISLVEEWGLDASAAGICEFGLRVVEAASGRVGVVKPQVAFFERFGSAGFAALEDVLGAARDAGLVVIADAKRGDIGSTMDGYAAAWLSAGSPLEADAVTLNPFLGADSLRDTLASALAAGKGAFVLAATSNPEAHVLQGARVADGADETVAARVARDAAAAGGASGEALGSIGVVVGATADRAAVGLTDAALEGLPILAPGFGAQGAEPNDLRRLFGRFCGNVVASESRSILSAGPDRLAARIEERAGLYAEVNRD, encoded by the coding sequence GTGACCGCCGGGTTCGGCGGGCGCCTGCGCACCGCGCTCGACACCTACGGCCCGCTGTGCGTCGGGATCGACCCGCACATCTCCCTCGTAGAGGAGTGGGGCCTTGACGCGTCAGCGGCCGGCATCTGCGAGTTCGGCCTCCGCGTCGTCGAGGCGGCGTCGGGACGCGTCGGCGTCGTGAAGCCGCAGGTCGCGTTCTTCGAGCGGTTCGGCTCGGCGGGCTTCGCTGCCCTCGAGGACGTGCTCGGGGCCGCGCGTGACGCCGGCCTCGTCGTGATCGCCGACGCCAAGCGCGGCGACATCGGCTCGACGATGGACGGATACGCGGCGGCGTGGCTGTCTGCGGGTTCGCCGCTCGAGGCGGATGCCGTGACCCTGAACCCCTTCCTGGGCGCAGACTCTCTGCGCGACACGCTCGCCTCGGCGCTGGCCGCGGGCAAGGGCGCGTTCGTCCTCGCGGCGACGAGCAACCCCGAGGCGCACGTGCTGCAGGGCGCCCGCGTGGCGGATGGCGCGGACGAGACGGTCGCCGCGCGCGTCGCGCGCGACGCCGCGGCGGCGGGCGGCGCATCCGGTGAAGCCCTCGGCTCGATCGGCGTCGTCGTCGGGGCGACGGCCGATCGCGCGGCAGTCGGCCTGACGGATGCCGCGCTCGAGGGGCTTCCCATCCTCGCTCCGGGTTTCGGCGCACAGGGCGCCGAGCCGAACGATCTGCGTCGGCTGTTCGGGCGCTTCTGCGGGAACGTCGTCGCGAGCGAGAGCCGCAGCATCCTGTCGGCCGGACCCGACCGGCTGGCCGCCCGCATCGAGGAGCGAGCGGGCCTCTATGCGGAGGTGAACCGTGACTGA